One genomic segment of Alicycliphilus denitrificans K601 includes these proteins:
- a CDS encoding DUF4157 domain-containing protein: MTHERDHKPAADAAVPRRDSRPARGEEAANRLVGKPGDELPASVRQPMQARFDVDFANVRVHSDRAAAEAASALGSRAFTIGRHIAFNHGEYKPASPAGQRLLAHELAHVAQQRDADSGRATLRRDAHDEHEANTAADRAVKGLPAKVGGAPRAGSPHIQADDGKGAVAQDKADDKPAGQAPAGTRITFVMRAPDDAYTQDVTDYVQNTLGEKVVVVDNIQEAAEYAAKYAKDNKTKVGEIRIIGHGSTTGGIKMTPKGEADRRFVTAQELSDMAADQKVASIAKDAMAPGATVEFYGCYVGRSEETGKAVGTIFGGAQFKAIDSTLRTSNERFARRADKDEDGEEVNTRHGKERVVEVKSSQEIDDRVAKGDKALGKTFDKWLLDRARQMEADGDLPPQKDDAARIAAMREVFDRSGGKIKRLEIHTDKETLHKSDKRKWVRKWKTTKVN; encoded by the coding sequence ATGACTCATGAGCGCGATCACAAGCCAGCCGCCGACGCGGCCGTGCCGCGCAGGGACAGCCGGCCCGCGCGCGGGGAGGAGGCGGCCAACCGGCTGGTTGGCAAGCCGGGCGACGAACTGCCGGCTTCGGTGCGCCAGCCGATGCAGGCGCGTTTCGACGTCGATTTCGCCAACGTGCGCGTGCACAGCGACCGCGCCGCCGCCGAGGCCGCCAGCGCCCTGGGCTCGCGGGCCTTCACGATCGGCCGGCACATCGCCTTCAACCATGGCGAATACAAGCCTGCCTCGCCGGCCGGCCAGCGCCTGCTCGCGCACGAGCTCGCGCACGTGGCGCAGCAGCGCGATGCGGACTCCGGCCGCGCCACGCTCAGGCGCGATGCGCACGACGAGCACGAGGCCAACACCGCCGCCGACCGCGCGGTGAAGGGCCTCCCGGCCAAGGTCGGCGGCGCGCCACGCGCCGGCTCCCCGCACATCCAGGCCGACGACGGCAAGGGCGCGGTGGCCCAGGACAAGGCCGACGACAAACCGGCCGGCCAGGCGCCCGCAGGCACGCGCATCACCTTCGTCATGCGCGCCCCCGACGACGCTTACACGCAGGACGTGACCGACTACGTGCAGAACACGCTCGGCGAAAAAGTGGTCGTCGTGGACAACATCCAGGAAGCCGCCGAATACGCGGCCAAGTACGCCAAGGACAACAAGACCAAGGTCGGCGAAATCCGCATCATCGGCCATGGCAGCACCACGGGCGGCATCAAGATGACACCCAAGGGCGAGGCCGACCGCCGCTTCGTCACCGCCCAGGAGCTGAGCGACATGGCGGCCGACCAGAAGGTCGCCTCCATTGCCAAGGACGCCATGGCTCCCGGTGCGACCGTGGAGTTCTACGGCTGCTATGTCGGCCGGTCCGAGGAAACCGGCAAGGCCGTGGGCACGATCTTCGGCGGGGCGCAATTCAAGGCCATCGACTCCACGCTGCGCACGAGCAACGAGCGCTTCGCACGGCGGGCAGACAAGGACGAGGACGGCGAAGAGGTGAACACCCGGCACGGCAAGGAAAGGGTCGTCGAGGTCAAGTCCAGCCAGGAGATCGACGACCGCGTCGCCAAGGGCGACAAGGCACTCGGGAAAACCTTCGACAAGTGGCTGCTCGACCGGGCCAGGCAGATGGAAGCCGACGGCGACCTGCCCCCGCAAAAGGACGACGCCGCGCGCATCGCTGCGATGCGCGAGGTGTTCGACCGCTCCGGGGGAAAGATCAAGCGGCTCGAAATCCACACCGACAAGGAAACGCTCCACAAGAGCGACAAGCGGAAGTGGGTCCGCAAGTGGAAGACGACAAAGGTGAACTAG